Proteins encoded together in one Planctomyces sp. SH-PL14 window:
- a CDS encoding efflux RND transporter periplasmic adaptor subunit, whose amino-acid sequence MKPTYSWLATAWLVAFSAASLSAGEFVGVFESPSEVSLRFAQAGRIGSVAVSAGDQVATGQILATLESDSDAAWARIQQARQEAADLWSAAAARSAAGQEARDRELRFRELDLEFRRLQATREALLIRAPTGGVVTKIQFQRGADILPGGPAVVTLQPINALFVSVAIPATDAARLAPGAGVRIQAGQPSQSGEGVVFRLDSHGPSPRALIRVENNQQQFVPGQTCRVSTSAAGAPTQIAEIDDFTPVR is encoded by the coding sequence TTGAAACCGACCTACTCATGGCTGGCGACCGCCTGGCTCGTCGCGTTCAGCGCGGCCTCCCTTTCCGCGGGAGAGTTTGTCGGGGTGTTCGAGTCGCCGAGCGAGGTATCGCTCCGGTTCGCTCAGGCCGGCCGGATCGGCTCGGTCGCGGTGTCGGCCGGCGATCAGGTCGCGACCGGTCAGATCCTGGCGACGCTGGAATCGGACTCGGATGCGGCGTGGGCCCGCATCCAGCAGGCGCGGCAGGAAGCCGCGGACCTGTGGAGCGCGGCGGCGGCTCGCTCGGCCGCCGGACAGGAAGCCCGGGACCGCGAACTCCGGTTTCGCGAGCTCGATCTCGAATTCCGTCGGCTGCAGGCCACCCGTGAAGCCCTCCTGATTCGGGCTCCGACCGGAGGCGTCGTGACGAAGATCCAGTTCCAGAGGGGAGCGGACATCCTCCCGGGGGGACCGGCCGTCGTGACTCTGCAGCCGATCAACGCTCTGTTCGTCTCCGTGGCGATTCCCGCGACGGATGCGGCCCGGCTGGCGCCGGGAGCGGGCGTCCGGATCCAGGCGGGGCAGCCATCGCAGTCCGGGGAAGGCGTGGTCTTTCGGCTCGATTCCCACGGTCCGTCGCCGCGGGCCCTGATTCGCGTCGAAAACAACCAGCAGCAGTTCGTCCCCGGCCAGACGTGTCGCGTGTCGACCTCAGCCGCGGGGGCCCCGACGCAGATCGCCGAAATCGACGATTTCACTCCGGTCCGCTAG
- a CDS encoding ArsR/SmtB family transcription factor has protein sequence MNSAVLDAQLAKATATQIPELSDKLEKDLVQVFKLMADETRLKILMYLIREGELHVSALCERLNQSQPAVSHHLALLRVAGLIEPRRDGKHNFYSVQKNKFHEIVAQVFENFSGENQSVKFEEFTISQKS, from the coding sequence ATGAATTCTGCCGTGTTGGATGCACAGTTGGCCAAGGCGACGGCCACCCAGATTCCCGAGCTGTCGGATAAGCTCGAGAAGGACCTTGTGCAGGTCTTCAAGCTGATGGCGGACGAAACCCGCCTCAAGATCCTCATGTATCTGATCCGCGAAGGCGAGCTGCACGTCTCGGCTCTCTGCGAGCGGCTCAACCAGAGCCAGCCGGCCGTCAGCCACCACCTCGCCCTGCTGCGGGTGGCCGGTTTGATCGAGCCCCGCCGCGACGGCAAGCACAACTTCTACTCGGTCCAGAAGAACAAATTCCACGAGATCGTGGCTCAGGTCTTCGAGAACTTCTCCGGCGAGAACCAGTCGGTGAAGTTCGAAGAGTTCACGATCAGCCAGAAGAGCTAG
- the pepT gene encoding peptidase T produces MSTLLERFLRYVQIDTQSDETSSTSPSTAKQLVLSRMLADECRAMGLADVSCDERGIVMATVPSNVPHDAPMIVWNSHVDTSPEYSGTNVKPIVHRNYAGGDLVLPGDPTKILTVAENPSLKKLIGGTIITTDGTTLLGSDDKAGVAEIMSAAAHLMAHSEIPHGPVRVCFTVDEEIGRGIEGLDFQKLGGVCGYTLDSGGMGRIDYETFSADLAIVTVHGRNTHPSVGKGVLVNAIRLLSQFLDRLPREVLSPESTDGRDGFLHPYHIEGGVAQASARIILRDFETEKLKDHANLLSGIAAELMKQEPRCRIDVEIRRQYRNMRDGLQKEPRALAKAIEAVRRTGQEPRLDIIRGGTDGALMTEAGLPTPNLSSGQHNPHSPLEWTSLEEMQKAVDVLVQLAIAWAE; encoded by the coding sequence ATGTCCACGCTCCTCGAACGCTTCCTGCGGTACGTCCAGATCGATACGCAGTCGGATGAAACGAGCTCGACTTCGCCGAGCACTGCCAAGCAGCTCGTGTTGTCCCGGATGCTCGCCGACGAGTGTCGGGCGATGGGTCTGGCCGACGTCTCGTGCGATGAGCGCGGGATCGTGATGGCGACTGTTCCGTCGAACGTCCCGCACGACGCGCCGATGATCGTGTGGAACTCCCATGTCGACACGTCGCCCGAATACTCGGGCACGAACGTGAAACCGATCGTGCATCGGAACTACGCCGGAGGAGACCTCGTCCTGCCGGGCGACCCGACGAAGATCCTGACCGTGGCGGAGAATCCGTCGCTCAAGAAGCTCATCGGCGGGACGATCATCACGACCGACGGCACCACGCTGCTGGGGTCCGATGACAAGGCGGGGGTGGCGGAGATCATGAGCGCCGCCGCGCACCTCATGGCCCACTCCGAAATCCCGCATGGGCCGGTCCGGGTCTGCTTCACGGTCGATGAGGAGATCGGCCGGGGGATCGAAGGGCTCGACTTCCAGAAGCTCGGCGGAGTGTGCGGTTACACCCTCGACTCCGGCGGCATGGGGCGGATCGACTACGAGACGTTCTCGGCCGACCTGGCGATCGTCACTGTCCACGGGAGGAACACCCATCCCTCGGTCGGCAAGGGAGTGCTGGTCAACGCCATCCGGCTGCTCAGCCAGTTCCTCGACCGTCTCCCGCGGGAGGTCCTCTCTCCGGAGTCGACCGATGGCCGGGACGGGTTTCTCCATCCTTATCACATTGAAGGAGGGGTGGCGCAGGCGTCGGCGCGGATCATCCTCCGGGACTTCGAGACCGAGAAGCTGAAGGACCACGCCAACCTGCTCTCCGGGATCGCGGCGGAGCTCATGAAGCAGGAGCCGCGTTGTCGGATCGATGTCGAGATTCGGCGGCAGTACCGGAACATGCGGGATGGGCTGCAGAAGGAGCCGCGGGCTCTGGCGAAGGCGATTGAGGCGGTCCGCCGCACGGGCCAGGAGCCGCGGCTCGACATCATCCGCGGCGGGACGGATGGAGCGTTGATGACCGAAGCGGGTTTGCCGACGCCGAACCTCTCGTCCGGGCAGCACAATCCTCATTCGCCGCTCGAGTGGACGAGCCTGGAGGAGATGCAGAAGGCGGTCGACGTTCTGGTTCAGCTTGCGATTGCCTGGGCCGAGTAG
- the frr gene encoding ribosome recycling factor gives MTLEEILFDAEERMDKATDVYRTQLQGLRTGRATPGLVDSIKVEVYGTWTPLKHIANISCPEPQQIVIRPFNAAQLQDIVKGIQSSDAGMAPMSDGRMVRINVPALSGERRKELIQRVHKMAEEARVAIRNIRRDANKAVETAEKEKTMTEDEAKDGKEQVQELTKTYETKVNGFATDKEKELNE, from the coding sequence ATGACGCTGGAAGAGATTCTGTTCGACGCCGAAGAACGTATGGACAAGGCGACCGACGTGTACCGGACGCAGCTGCAGGGTCTCCGCACCGGCCGGGCCACGCCGGGCCTCGTCGACTCGATCAAGGTCGAAGTGTACGGCACGTGGACCCCGCTCAAGCACATCGCGAACATCAGCTGTCCCGAGCCGCAGCAGATCGTGATCCGCCCGTTCAATGCCGCCCAGCTCCAGGACATCGTCAAGGGGATCCAGTCGAGCGACGCCGGGATGGCCCCGATGTCCGACGGCCGCATGGTCCGGATCAACGTCCCCGCCCTCTCCGGCGAGCGCCGCAAGGAGCTGATCCAGCGGGTCCACAAGATGGCCGAAGAGGCCCGCGTCGCCATCCGCAACATCCGCCGCGACGCCAACAAGGCGGTCGAGACGGCGGAAAAAGAGAAGACGATGACCGAGGACGAGGCGAAGGATGGCAAGGAACAGGTCCAGGAACTGACCAAGACCTACGAAACCAAGGTCAACGGCTTCGCGACGGACAAGGAAAAGGAACTGAACGAGTAG
- a CDS encoding iron-containing alcohol dehydrogenase, with the protein MIEPNLLSSELAPFDFDPRTRVVFGPGTLSRLGELAREIGGHRVLLVTDAGLKKAGHQDRAAGLLREADFDVAVFDEVRPNPTTADVDRGTAFAKERGVDLIVGLGGGSSMDAAKGINFLLTNGGRMQDYKGNNKATRPMLPLIAIPTTSGTGSEAQSYAVIADAETHMKMACGDKKAAARIAILDAELTVTMPASVTAATGIDAMSHALESYVSTARNPVSMLVARRAWNLLARAFPIVLTNPDDVEARGAMLLGAHLAGMAIENSMLGATHALVNPLSAHFGTVHGVAIGIMLPHVLRFNSELVDPHYQDLAWDLGVDVPPGETGGEVLARAITSYVKAAESPTTLSACGVNGDLFSQMAGEASEQWTARFNPRAVDARALERLYHAAFDA; encoded by the coding sequence ATGATCGAGCCCAACCTCCTCTCCTCGGAACTGGCACCCTTCGACTTCGACCCCCGGACCCGTGTCGTCTTCGGCCCGGGAACCCTCTCCCGTCTCGGTGAACTGGCCCGCGAAATCGGCGGTCACAGGGTTCTGCTGGTGACGGACGCGGGGCTCAAGAAGGCGGGGCACCAGGACCGGGCTGCGGGGCTGCTGCGGGAGGCCGATTTCGACGTGGCCGTTTTCGACGAGGTCCGTCCCAATCCGACAACGGCGGATGTCGACCGCGGGACCGCGTTCGCGAAAGAGAGGGGGGTCGACCTGATCGTCGGCCTCGGGGGCGGGAGCAGCATGGACGCCGCCAAGGGGATCAATTTTCTCCTGACGAACGGCGGGCGGATGCAGGACTACAAGGGGAACAACAAGGCGACCAGGCCGATGCTCCCCCTGATCGCGATCCCGACGACCTCCGGGACGGGCAGCGAGGCCCAGTCCTACGCAGTCATTGCGGACGCCGAGACGCACATGAAAATGGCGTGCGGCGACAAGAAGGCCGCGGCCCGCATCGCCATCCTGGATGCGGAGTTGACGGTCACGATGCCGGCGTCGGTCACCGCGGCGACCGGGATCGACGCGATGAGCCATGCCCTCGAAAGCTACGTCTCGACGGCACGGAACCCGGTGTCGATGCTGGTGGCCCGCCGCGCCTGGAATCTCCTGGCGCGAGCCTTCCCGATCGTGCTGACGAACCCGGATGACGTTGAGGCCCGCGGGGCGATGCTGCTCGGCGCCCATCTGGCCGGGATGGCGATCGAGAATTCGATGCTGGGGGCGACGCACGCCCTGGTGAACCCGCTCTCGGCCCACTTCGGAACGGTTCACGGTGTTGCGATCGGGATCATGCTCCCGCATGTCCTGCGGTTCAACAGTGAGCTCGTCGACCCGCACTACCAGGATCTCGCCTGGGACCTGGGAGTGGACGTCCCGCCCGGCGAAACGGGCGGTGAAGTCCTCGCCCGGGCGATCACGAGCTATGTCAAGGCGGCCGAGTCGCCGACGACCTTGTCCGCGTGCGGGGTGAATGGCGACCTCTTCTCCCAGATGGCGGGTGAAGCGTCGGAGCAGTGGACCGCCCGATTCAATCCGCGCGCGGTCGATGCACGGGCCCTCGAGCGTCTCTATCATGCGGCTTTTGACGCGTGA
- a CDS encoding RluA family pseudouridine synthase — protein MAAALEILCEDGPVIAVNKPPGMVSQAGPPGIPSIVNEVKAYLARKYNKPGEVYLGVPHRLDRPVSGVLVFSRNSKCAARLAEQFAERQVKKVYRAVVERPPEPESGELVDWLYRIPNEPRTVIATPDTPDAREARLKYRTIARAKGRALVEVDLGTGRMHQIRIQLGSRGWPIVGDAQYGATTSFPGTRKSDEYDVPIGLHAYQLTILHPIRYEPLTITAPLPKTWDVFGF, from the coding sequence ATGGCGGCAGCACTGGAGATTCTTTGCGAGGACGGGCCGGTGATTGCCGTCAACAAGCCGCCGGGGATGGTCTCGCAGGCGGGGCCACCGGGGATTCCGAGCATCGTCAACGAGGTGAAGGCCTACCTCGCCCGCAAGTACAACAAGCCCGGGGAGGTCTACCTCGGCGTTCCGCATCGTCTGGACCGGCCGGTCTCCGGTGTGCTGGTCTTCTCGCGGAACTCAAAGTGTGCGGCCCGGCTGGCGGAGCAGTTTGCCGAGCGGCAGGTGAAGAAGGTGTACAGGGCGGTTGTCGAGCGGCCGCCGGAGCCGGAGAGCGGAGAGTTAGTCGACTGGCTGTATCGGATTCCGAATGAGCCCCGCACGGTCATCGCGACGCCCGACACTCCGGACGCTCGGGAAGCGCGGCTGAAGTACCGGACGATTGCCCGGGCGAAGGGGAGGGCTCTTGTCGAAGTCGATCTGGGGACGGGGCGGATGCACCAGATCCGGATTCAGCTTGGGAGCCGGGGCTGGCCGATCGTTGGCGATGCGCAGTACGGGGCGACGACGTCGTTTCCGGGGACGCGGAAGAGCGATGAGTACGACGTCCCGATCGGGCTGCATGCGTATCAGCTGACGATCCTGCATCCGATTCGGTATGAGCCGCTGACGATCACGGCGCCGTTGCCGAAGACGTGGGATGTGTTCGGCTTCTAA
- a CDS encoding sugar phosphate isomerase/epimerase family protein gives MTDRRAAFDLSRRSFLRAALTSAVAVPAWTGAAWGAGESAKSGTPLGIDNFAVRAMGWKAPQLIEYAAKLQVDILFITDLDAFESLETKALVPIRKQADDAGLKIYLGSWSICPTSTTFRNNRGTAEEHLRLGIRAAKDLGSPVIRVILGNGSDRLTPGGIEARIADTVKVCKACRSEAIDSGVKIAVENHAGDMQSWELVQLIEEAGKDYVGANMDSGNAVWTLEDPMTNLETLGPYVITTSLRDSAIWESPKGLTVQWTAMGDGNIDWKPYFARFAELCPGIPVNIETISGFNREIPYLTEEFWKAWPKSKAKDLSRMIAIAKTGKPRDPWSPPAGADRKLADQEYQKSEIERSIAYCKKMGLGLTPAR, from the coding sequence ATGACTGACCGCCGCGCCGCGTTCGATCTTTCCCGCCGCTCGTTTCTGCGGGCCGCCCTGACTTCGGCTGTGGCGGTCCCCGCCTGGACCGGTGCCGCCTGGGGAGCGGGAGAATCAGCCAAGTCCGGGACTCCGCTGGGGATCGACAACTTTGCCGTGCGGGCGATGGGGTGGAAGGCTCCGCAGCTGATCGAATACGCGGCCAAGCTCCAGGTCGACATCCTGTTCATCACGGACCTCGACGCCTTCGAGAGCCTGGAGACGAAGGCCCTCGTGCCGATCCGCAAGCAGGCGGACGACGCAGGCCTCAAGATCTACCTCGGCTCCTGGAGCATCTGTCCGACCTCCACGACGTTCCGCAACAACCGCGGCACGGCCGAGGAGCACCTTCGGCTGGGGATCCGGGCGGCCAAAGATCTCGGTTCGCCGGTGATCCGCGTGATCCTCGGAAATGGTTCCGACCGGCTTACCCCGGGCGGTATCGAGGCCCGCATCGCAGACACGGTCAAAGTCTGCAAGGCGTGCCGGAGCGAGGCGATCGATTCGGGAGTGAAGATCGCCGTCGAGAACCATGCCGGCGATATGCAGTCGTGGGAGCTGGTCCAGCTGATCGAAGAGGCGGGCAAGGACTATGTCGGGGCGAACATGGACAGCGGAAACGCCGTCTGGACGCTTGAGGACCCGATGACGAATCTGGAGACGCTCGGTCCCTACGTCATCACGACGAGCCTTCGCGATTCGGCGATCTGGGAGAGCCCGAAGGGGCTGACGGTTCAGTGGACGGCGATGGGGGACGGCAACATTGACTGGAAGCCGTACTTCGCGCGGTTCGCGGAGCTTTGTCCCGGCATTCCGGTGAACATTGAGACGATCTCCGGATTCAACCGGGAGATCCCGTATCTGACGGAGGAGTTCTGGAAGGCGTGGCCGAAGTCGAAGGCGAAGGATCTGTCGCGGATGATCGCGATTGCCAAGACCGGCAAGCCGCGTGATCCGTGGTCGCCGCCGGCTGGCGCGGACCGGAAGCTGGCGGATCAGGAGTATCAGAAGAGCGAGATTGAGCGGAGCATTGCGTACTGCAAGAAGATGGGCCTGGGGCTGACTCCCGCGCGCTGA
- a CDS encoding citrate/2-methylcitrate synthase produces the protein MPLEIFYPGLRGVIAGETNISSLDDGLTYRGYCIHELIQDSTFLEVAYLLLNEDLPNEEELADLRSIVLDESELPEQVLAILDGLPMHVAPIDALRTGITTLAHFDLQPADGPLQGGMTQAVRLLAKAPLIAAAWHRGRRGLPLLEPQVHLGYGANIMYLFTGNEPPVLFERAFEAALIAAAEHEFNPSTFAARLAGSTGSDVFAAVSAALSVRSGDRAGGGDDRVLDSLEEVETADRAVAWAEAHSDPDLALPGFGHPVFKDCDPRAAALETHCAELAEGCGHASMEEIADAVERAVWEVRTQPANLDWSFVRLMHYLGIPRDAIPVVFVLARMVGWCAHAIEQAETGHIIRPRARYRGVEARPYVSLASR, from the coding sequence ATGCCGCTGGAAATCTTCTATCCCGGACTTCGTGGGGTCATTGCCGGGGAAACGAATATCTCCTCCCTCGACGACGGGCTGACCTACCGCGGCTACTGCATTCACGAGCTGATCCAGGATTCGACGTTCCTGGAAGTCGCCTACCTCCTCCTCAACGAGGACCTGCCGAACGAAGAGGAACTGGCGGACCTGCGGAGCATCGTCCTCGACGAGAGCGAGCTCCCCGAGCAGGTCCTGGCCATCCTCGACGGCCTGCCGATGCACGTCGCCCCGATCGACGCTCTCCGCACCGGGATCACGACGCTGGCGCATTTCGACCTCCAGCCCGCCGACGGTCCGCTCCAGGGGGGAATGACCCAGGCGGTCCGGCTGCTGGCCAAGGCCCCGCTCATCGCCGCGGCGTGGCACCGGGGACGCCGCGGTCTGCCGCTGCTCGAGCCGCAGGTCCACCTGGGCTACGGCGCGAACATCATGTACCTGTTCACGGGGAACGAGCCCCCAGTCCTGTTCGAGCGGGCCTTCGAGGCGGCCCTGATCGCCGCCGCCGAGCACGAATTCAATCCGTCGACGTTCGCGGCTCGGCTGGCCGGATCGACCGGCAGCGACGTCTTTGCCGCGGTCTCCGCGGCGCTCTCCGTCCGGTCGGGGGATCGGGCCGGGGGAGGGGATGATCGCGTTCTGGACTCGCTTGAGGAGGTTGAAACGGCGGACCGGGCAGTCGCCTGGGCCGAGGCTCACTCGGATCCCGATCTCGCCCTGCCGGGGTTTGGGCATCCGGTCTTCAAGGACTGCGATCCCCGGGCGGCGGCGCTCGAAACCCACTGTGCGGAACTCGCCGAAGGGTGCGGTCACGCGTCAATGGAAGAGATCGCCGACGCCGTCGAGCGGGCGGTGTGGGAAGTCCGGACGCAGCCGGCGAATCTCGACTGGTCGTTCGTCCGCCTGATGCACTACCTCGGAATCCCGCGGGACGCGATTCCGGTCGTGTTCGTCCTGGCCCGGATGGTCGGCTGGTGCGCTCACGCCATCGAGCAGGCGGAGACCGGTCACATCATCCGTCCGCGAGCCCGCTATCGCGGCGTGGAAGCCCGGCCGTACGTTTCGCTCGCCAGTCGGTAA
- a CDS encoding sensor histidine kinase → MSYRTIKRLFGETSLERKTRFFLGGALLILISGSFYVYAQLNLGVVRDQFRQRVQLLIAHNLSSIHWQHNATSHEDANFGSEFELLASSRNIRDLSQELKPETLREDRWKFLSADPKAPTEKRPADDAESSAVLEIEQELKKMKDQLADPAVALPYIISPSPKTGEDFYFQPILARPYCVTCHQRSDPELKPNGLLGVGKVTFQLKETEGDIARNNAILITLAIVTSFLAMIATYSIVRYVVVRPVQHLKEVSDSIAHGDLEQRADIRTGDEFEELSHAFNRMLRHLVTTQDELKEVNASLDHKVDELAQANLSLHEMNKLRSEFLATMTHELRTPLNSILGFSDVLASADNLDTRQQKYVGNIQVSGRALMTLINDILDLAKMEAGKMQLHVIEFVVADLVERLAGSMLPLAEKKNISLDSEVDPAIPVVRQDAGKIQQILYNLLSNAVKFTPEGGRIRITAKRYDEKFFDLIVTDTGIGIPLDDQSVIFDKFRQGRSIPGQSNPLTREYEGTGLGLSIVNELCRLLGGDILLESEFGKGSTFTARLPIDIEAARTEAEGGMERL, encoded by the coding sequence ATGTCGTATCGCACGATCAAGCGGCTCTTCGGCGAAACAAGCCTGGAACGCAAGACGCGGTTCTTTCTGGGGGGGGCCCTCCTGATCCTGATCTCGGGAAGCTTCTACGTTTACGCCCAGCTCAACCTGGGGGTCGTCCGCGATCAGTTCCGTCAGCGGGTGCAGCTCCTCATCGCGCACAACCTGAGCTCGATCCACTGGCAGCACAACGCCACGTCCCACGAGGACGCGAACTTCGGCAGCGAATTCGAACTCCTCGCGTCGAGCCGGAACATCCGGGACCTGTCGCAGGAGCTCAAGCCGGAGACGCTGCGGGAGGACCGCTGGAAGTTCCTGTCCGCCGATCCCAAGGCCCCCACGGAGAAACGCCCCGCCGACGACGCGGAATCGTCCGCCGTGCTGGAGATCGAGCAGGAGCTCAAGAAGATGAAGGACCAGCTCGCCGATCCGGCGGTGGCGCTCCCTTACATCATTTCTCCCAGCCCCAAGACCGGTGAGGACTTCTACTTCCAGCCGATCCTGGCCCGTCCCTACTGCGTCACCTGCCACCAGCGGAGTGATCCGGAGCTCAAACCGAACGGCCTTCTGGGCGTGGGCAAGGTGACGTTTCAGCTCAAGGAGACCGAAGGGGACATTGCCCGCAACAACGCCATTCTGATCACGCTGGCGATCGTGACGAGCTTCCTGGCGATGATCGCCACGTACTCGATCGTGCGGTACGTCGTGGTGCGGCCGGTGCAGCACCTCAAAGAAGTCTCGGACTCGATTGCTCACGGCGACCTTGAGCAGCGGGCCGACATCCGGACGGGGGACGAATTCGAGGAACTGAGCCACGCCTTCAACCGCATGCTCCGCCACCTTGTGACTACGCAGGACGAACTCAAGGAGGTGAACGCCAGCCTCGATCACAAGGTCGACGAACTGGCCCAGGCCAACCTCAGCCTGCATGAGATGAACAAGCTTCGGAGCGAGTTCCTGGCAACGATGACGCATGAGCTCCGGACCCCACTGAACAGCATTCTGGGGTTTAGCGACGTTCTGGCATCGGCGGACAACCTCGATACGCGGCAGCAGAAGTATGTCGGGAATATCCAGGTGTCCGGCCGGGCCCTGATGACGCTGATCAATGACATCCTCGACCTCGCCAAGATGGAGGCGGGGAAGATGCAGCTGCACGTCATCGAGTTCGTGGTCGCCGACCTCGTGGAGCGGCTGGCCGGCTCGATGCTTCCGCTGGCCGAGAAGAAGAACATCAGCCTTGATTCCGAGGTCGATCCGGCGATTCCGGTGGTTCGGCAGGATGCGGGGAAGATCCAGCAGATTCTGTACAACCTTCTCTCCAACGCGGTGAAGTTCACTCCCGAGGGAGGCCGGATCCGGATTACGGCGAAGCGTTACGATGAGAAGTTCTTTGATCTGATCGTGACGGATACGGGGATCGGGATTCCGCTGGATGATCAGTCGGTGATTTTTGACAAGTTCCGGCAGGGGCGTTCCATTCCGGGGCAGAGCAATCCGCTGACTCGTGAGTACGAAGGGACGGGGCTGGGTCTGTCGATCGTCAACGAGCTTTGCCGGCTGTTGGGTGGCGACATTTTGTTGGAGAGTGAGTTCGGGAAGGGGAGTACGTTTACCGCGCGGCTGCCGATTGACATTGAGGCGGCCCGGACGGAGGCGGAAGGCGGAATGGAGCGGCTTTGA
- a CDS encoding proline dehydrogenase family protein yields MTSSTALEDEIEQRTREIGRDIWNRLERRRPTVFESRWWLDHVLEWAMADQAVKVQMFRFVDALPMLRSSESVTQHLQEYFEDVRLKLPLAARLGLDIAEHDSLLGKALAFSARTNARKMAERFIAGSRVDEIFQAVTKLRKKGLAFTLDLLGEAVISEPEAEAYQRAYLDLITGLAPQVAKWPEHPVIDRDLRTWAPRCNVSLKLSALDSQFKPLDARGTSERVKARLRPILRAALEHDAHVHIDMEHYHYKNLTLRIFKEVLLEEEFQRMDHVGIVIQAYLRDSGEDLRSLRQWAEERGTPVWVRLVKGAYWDYETVAAQYRGWPTPVYLEKWQTDANFEQQTRYLFQNHEWLRPAIASHNLRSLAYAMAAADVEELPEEAWEIQMLYGMAEDQALLFAEEGQRVRVYTPFGEMLPGMAYLVRRLLENTSNDSFLRHAYDRDVKIDDLLRSPSPPRSTLP; encoded by the coding sequence GTGACGAGTTCGACCGCATTGGAAGACGAAATCGAACAGCGGACCCGGGAGATCGGCCGCGATATCTGGAACCGCCTCGAACGGCGACGTCCCACCGTGTTCGAATCCCGCTGGTGGCTCGATCACGTCCTCGAATGGGCCATGGCCGATCAGGCGGTCAAAGTCCAGATGTTCCGCTTCGTCGACGCGCTCCCCATGCTTCGCTCGAGCGAGTCCGTCACCCAGCACCTCCAGGAATACTTCGAAGACGTCCGGCTGAAGCTGCCCCTCGCCGCCCGCCTGGGGCTCGACATCGCCGAGCATGACTCGCTCCTCGGCAAGGCCCTCGCCTTCAGCGCCCGGACCAACGCCCGGAAAATGGCGGAACGGTTCATCGCCGGCTCCCGCGTCGACGAAATCTTCCAGGCGGTCACCAAACTGCGGAAAAAAGGACTCGCCTTCACCCTCGACCTCCTCGGCGAGGCGGTCATCAGCGAACCCGAGGCCGAAGCCTACCAGCGGGCCTACCTCGATCTGATCACCGGACTCGCGCCGCAGGTCGCCAAGTGGCCGGAGCACCCGGTCATCGACCGCGACCTCCGGACCTGGGCGCCGCGGTGTAACGTCTCGCTCAAGCTGAGTGCCCTCGACAGCCAGTTCAAGCCGCTCGACGCCCGCGGGACCTCGGAACGGGTCAAGGCCCGGCTGCGGCCGATCCTCCGGGCGGCCCTCGAGCACGACGCCCATGTCCACATTGACATGGAGCACTACCACTACAAGAACCTGACGCTGCGGATCTTCAAGGAGGTCCTGCTGGAAGAGGAATTCCAGCGAATGGACCACGTCGGCATCGTGATTCAGGCCTACCTGCGCGACTCGGGCGAGGATCTTCGTTCGCTGCGGCAGTGGGCGGAAGAGCGGGGGACCCCGGTGTGGGTCCGGCTGGTCAAGGGGGCCTACTGGGACTACGAGACGGTCGCGGCCCAGTACCGCGGCTGGCCGACGCCCGTCTACCTGGAGAAATGGCAGACCGACGCCAACTTCGAGCAGCAGACCCGCTACCTGTTCCAGAATCACGAATGGCTGCGTCCGGCGATCGCCAGCCACAACCTGCGAAGCCTCGCCTACGCGATGGCCGCCGCCGACGTCGAAGAGCTGCCGGAAGAGGCCTGGGAAATCCAGATGCTGTACGGCATGGCGGAAGATCAGGCCCTGCTGTTCGCCGAAGAAGGCCAGCGGGTCCGCGTCTACACGCCGTTCGGCGAAATGCTGCCAGGGATGGCCTACCTCGTGCGGCGGCTCCTGGAAAACACGTCCAACGACTCGTTCCTGCGTCACGCTTACGACCGGGATGTGAAGATCGACGACCTGTTGAGAAGCCCGTCGCCGCCGCGGTCGACTCTCCCTTGA
- a CDS encoding acyl-CoA thioesterase, whose amino-acid sequence MTRLTEHSMEIRVRYSETDAMAFLHHATFFVYFEMGRTELFRAAGGSYRRMEERGLFFVVTHIECDYKTPGRYDDLLTLTTRISRMSFAKLEHTYEVTRQGTLVAKGKSVLACLDRKGEVQRLSEELLYETPSAEGDA is encoded by the coding sequence ATGACCCGCCTTACCGAACACTCGATGGAGATCCGCGTCCGCTACAGCGAGACGGACGCGATGGCCTTCCTGCACCACGCGACGTTCTTCGTCTATTTCGAAATGGGGCGGACGGAGCTGTTTCGCGCGGCGGGCGGGAGCTACCGCCGGATGGAAGAGCGGGGGTTGTTTTTCGTCGTGACCCACATCGAGTGCGACTACAAGACCCCGGGGCGTTACGACGATCTCCTGACGCTGACGACCCGGATCTCGCGGATGTCGTTCGCCAAGCTGGAGCACACCTACGAGGTCACCCGCCAGGGGACGCTGGTCGCCAAGGGGAAGAGCGTCCTGGCGTGCCTCGACAGAAAAGGTGAAGTCCAAAGACTTTCGGAAGAATTGCTCTACGAGACGCCGTCGGCCGAAGGCGACGCGTGA